Within Limanda limanda chromosome 17, fLimLim1.1, whole genome shotgun sequence, the genomic segment AGTGGAAGGATCTCGTACTGTTTACCTTCACTATAATCTCCAGTGTGTCCAATACGATCAGAGAAGCCTCCGTAGCCAAGTTTCCATCCACCACAGACTCCTGCTCCATCTCAGATTTAGTCCTGTAATAGATCATTGTATTACAATCATCACTCCTAAGGAACACTCAAATTAAGTCatagtgttatatatatataaaaatgtatccaAATATTTTAAACTAATGTTTATCAGTTTATGAAATGCTTTCATAAATCTGTACAGCAACAAAATATCCAATTAATCTTAttatatacatttgttttttttaaacaacctGTGAaagtcagaaaaataaaaatagagaataaaaccttttttaataaagaataACATAacacatgtgtgtatatgtacactGAGtatgtgcttgtttgtttacCTAAGAACCCCTCTGTCCCTTTGTTGATTCTTTTGTTGATGTAAGTTCATTTAATTACCACCTTTTATCATCTGTCCTTCCTGTAAAGTTGCCTTCCAATTTTTCAACTGATAGACTTGACGATTTTTAACGAGTTACTTTTAATTTGCTTTAGGACGGAGATTCTGATTATCCTTAATAACTAATAACTAATGTTAATTGCATACTTATCAACTCGGTCTGTATTTTGTCTCCAGTGAGTGACATTCTTCCTCCACCGTACGTTTTCTTGGCTGCCGTAGGGACTTCTTTCTGGAATAGTAAACAGATGACAATTTCCATGAACACAGACAAGTCAACACCACAAACACTTCAGCTActgacacagtcacacacacacacattcatcactGGGCTCCAAGGCGGCATACCTCTGCAGCGGCGGACCATCTCCTGACGAGCTCCGATGGTGCCCAGTATGGCCTCCTCCAGTCGGGCTTTCATGTCCTGAGACTTCTTAAACGTGAGACTGTTGATCCTCTCCAGAGTCTTCTTCCCCTGCAGAGATCAACGGTTTGGGAAAATTAAATCAATTGTCAGAACAACAAAAATCTTCAGTAAACGGTAAAAGAGGGTGAGTAGTGATTCATACCGCGGCTCCTCGGCccctccctgtgcagtgttcatatgttgaacgggaacgtcacgttcatttgtcaaatcagcatcgtatcagaccagcatgaaaaaaccaggagtgtgtgtgtgtgtgtgtgcgtttgtgtgcgcacacacacacaggccccggggccccgcccccactcactcgctcaggtggcatgtttttaattttttttcacctcaaacacacatctgtaaaattatgtaactcttgtggaaataactatgtagtcatatagtcagatacggACAATAGGCCTGCATCGCCGtgtataatcaatgctatgatgtcaccatgtagttttcatttatatcttgctgtaggctaatactaatatgaataccacttgttaagtgttcaaaaagctgggcaggaacaagctggtaaaaaagggaaccttacagatgttttatttattactatgataaataaatataccagtatcgtatcgtatttgtggtatcgtaccGTATTGgtggtatcgtatcgaaagtatcgagtatcgtgatattttggcaggtatagtatcgaagtcataattttggtatcgtgacaacactaATCCAAACACTGTCTTTTGACACCTACTGTGTTTCTGTGATAGATACATGGTGGGGGCCGTGCCCGGTTGTGGTACCTTGTATTCAAAGCAGGAGATACAGAGATGCAGCAGATCCAGCAGGCGGTTGATTTGTAGCACAGACAGATCAGACACCCAGCGCTCCAGGAGAGCTGCATCTGCATTCTTCAGCACCCACAGGAAACACACCAGCAGAGTCCGGCTGCACTCGGCCGACAGAGAGCTCGGCTGACGCCCAGCCTGATgaagacacacatacaaactcaGTGCCAGTCTTTAAAATCTGATTAATGACTGTTACAAAGACAATGGACAGGGGGCCACCTACAGGCCGAGAGGAGCAGTTGTATTTCAGAAAAGAAACATGATAAGAATGCAAACACTCTTTAAAAGGGCTTTGGTGTGGAGTTGCAGAAATGAACGAGAGATCGTCTGTCAagctgaagcagcagcctcCCACATAGAGGCCGATCTGCAACCTGTCGGTGTGTAGGGCCCGGGGGGGATACAGCCTGACCTCCGCTATCACTCACCACTGTGGGCATTGCAAAAGCGTTGGCTTTGGCATGCGGCAAAGGGGAGCCGGCAatcgccatggcaacagacTGACTGATAGTGCTGCTACTGTCTGGGTCAGCATCGTCGGCGTGGGCCGGGGCATGGCGGACCCGAGCAGGCGAGGAGTCTGCAAGGAAATAATGAAAAGCCCTCTCAGGTGCAATAATActggaaataaaacacacagatctTGAGGAGGTGGATGATAACAAGACCAGTAGACTGCACATTTTTTCTGCTGACCTGAGAAGTCGTGGAGATGATGCAACGTCTCCATGACGATGGGGATGAGGGGCAGGTAGAGCTGAGCTACGTGGGCTCTGACCTGAGGGTCACTGTGGCGAGGGTCTGCATCGTGGCTGCAGAGCAGGGAGTGAACGGCACTAATGGCCTTTTTATGAAGGAAGAAAACCCTGTGGGCACAAACAGAGGGTGGATCAGTGTGTTTCAGACTGTGTGCACTTGTACTTTATGCTGTAATGTATTAAAGGTTTAATGTCAGAGTATCCCTGAggggaaatgaaatgaaagttttTATATACAGCTAATAAACAACCTACCCTTCTCCGTCAGGATCAAGCATGAGGGAGAGCTCAGTTAGCAGCaaaccagacaggaagtgctgctgGCGAAAAGGGCCGGAGAGCTCAAACATGGTGGCCGCACCTTGGTCCTGCACCACGCTGGAAAATGCTGAACTCTGCAGACAGGGAACAGAGCAATGCAAGAATAAGAGGGCAGTGACAGCAAACTGAATTCAAATcagttaaattatatttatgtgcTTTACCTGACGATCTTTTCCAaaataactagggctgggcaagttaactcgtttcaatcgagttaactcaagtgatgagttaactcgattaattattttatctcgcattaactcaggtttgattatttattgttttataatgaaagtcaggcttttattttgtgaaagtctgttgctgactgctgcagaacaggaaaaaagaaaataattggcggataaacaatcgagttaactcatcacttgagttaactcgattaaaacgagttaacttgcccagccctaaaaataaccaaaagaaacagcagaaaaataagCAAAAGAGTTGCAGAAGATAAAGAGATATTATTTTGCTTAACAGTCTACAGAGGAGGCGTAATGAATCTGAGTTTTTCCGTTACCTGTgatgtggtggaggaggttgagggggagggggaggctgGGGGGCTGAGGGTGGCGCACGGCAGGTTGAGGATCACGTAGTGTTCGTGGCTGCAGATGATGCGAGTGAAGTCCATCCTCAGTGCATTCAGAGAGCTCGGGTTCTGGGACGTGTGGAGCTTGTTGGCAATCTGCAAGGAAACAGGTTTGTTTGAGACtgtaaaaaaatctgttttaaaaacacatgagGCAGCACTGGGATTTAGTTCAAAGTGTTTGATAttggaggaaacacagagagagcagcatCAGGCACCTGTTTGTAGTAGGACCGGATGAGGTTGAACACAAAGCCCCGGTCCATGAGAGACAGCAGGTCATTCAGGAAGAAGGCCAGACTGCTGTTTAACCTCTCCACAAGCTCCACATCctgagagaagggaggaggtaTTCATGTGAGAGGAACGATGACATTGTACATTCATTTACTTAAAACACTGATTCTAACTCAGATCGAGGCAAGTTTCTATTAAACAGAAACTCTGACATATTTTATTGTCCAATACTacggctgggcaagttaactcgttttaatcgagttaactcatcacttatttaactcagacaattattttatctcgcattaactcaggtttgattatttaatgttttattgtgaaagtcaggcttttattttgtgaaagtctgttgctgactgctgcggaaccggaaaaaagaaaataattggcggataaacaaccatggataagggtacggagcttttacatggccattttcattttaaagttagacgcagggaggagtatacatgtttcataacgaagaggataacattaaagccctggcagtggcattgagctttaactttgtatttgctttgataacattgttaagttgagatttacactgaatattttatctaactgctactgtattaaatgctgatgttaaaagtgattgcacaacaaatgttatggcactttcgttcatatggcagaacattgaaaataaaattgcgtaatacactactttttaattcattattggattttgcgtatacaaatgcgattaatcgtgattaatcagggaaatcatgcgatgaatcgcgattaaaactttgaatcgttgcccagccctatccaatacaaaacaaatggaCTGCCAGCTTTATGGGCTCAGCACCTTGTGGTATCGGTTGCCGATGTCTGCGCTGATGGCACACACGAGTGCAGCGATGTCGTCCACAAAGCGGTCTGGGAAACGCTGGCGCCTGGGAACGTCCAGTTTGGAGGTCAGGAATAAGTGGTGGGCCATGCTCTTTGTCTGCAGGCGGGGACAAATGAGAACATTTAGCTTTAACTGCTTTTAGAATGGTACAAGTATTGTGATTTTCAGTATTCTACTCAAAACTCTTTAGATGTAGACCGTCTTagacatagacatatataaggctagatgcctCGGCCAacagagtcgaacgtcaccacatggcggccatcttgctgagggcggctcgctcacccataacactgtgttgtagtggtgcgtactttttaaataaccataacttgctcaattttcaaccgatttttaaactgtttggtttgttataaacgtcagagatgtagttatgacactgcataaattaataaattgtttagaaaaatgacataattattcataagtatgcagtgtcataaatacatctctgacgtttataacaaaccaattAGTTtgaaaatcggttgaaaattgagcaagttatggttatttaccaacacaatgttatgggtgagtgagccgcctgcagcaagatggccgccatgtgttGACGTTCGACTCTGTTGGCCGGCAATGCGGCCGACACAactagtgtttatatatgatatctatggtctTAGAGTGTTTTTTAACATACTGACCATGAGCTGAAAGAAAAACCAGGCCTGCTGCAGCGCTGCTTCCCTCACTGCGCTGGCGCTGACCACCCACTGTAACGACAGCTCCTCGTGGAGAAGCTACACAGGaaccaacaacaaccacattTGAGCTTGTATGGGAAAACAATTTTAGTATCTACATGAGCTAttgatattaaaatattttttttgttgtcacaGGGAGAAAGCTGAGAACTGTAACTAAGGTTTGTAAGTTAATTGTAAAGTTCTATGATAGTTTTTTCAGGCCGATGATACAAACAGAATAAAAGTAATATAAACATTGATAGTAAAATACTAAACTTAACACATTATCCAGACAACAAATATTCAATGTCAGAGTCTCAAGCAATTGTTTAACtactcacacagagacacagttgtgaatgttgatttgttttaatgatGTTGAAAATGGATGAATGTTAGGACATCAAAACGTGTTCGTTCATAATGGTGACTGCCGGTTTTACCTTCTTGGTAATCTGCCTTGTGGGAACTGAAAACAAGGCCACGCTGTCCAGAAAGGCAGACATGCGATTGCAGGTGCGGTCGTTTGCCTGACATGaagtgatggtgatggtgaggTGAACACACAGAGATGAGGACAAAGTGACGTGaaaatggatgaatggaaaaTGGACGGGTGGACAGAAAAACTCTCTACGAACTCTGATGAGCACAAGGCTGGAAGGAAATCTACCGAGCCCGAGGCAGAGATGGTCTGTTCAGCAGCGATGAGAAGATGCATTGCAAAGGACAGACCATGTGTCATAGTGGATGAAGAGTTAGGGACAGGcagaaggaaacacaaacatagaTTGAGGTGCGAGTGGATGAGAGATGGTTCAGGATAGAGGTGAAGGGGGAGgcgatgaagatgaggaggaggagaaggaagaggagaagggattTGGCACCTGCTTGAGCTCACAGCTGGAGTTGGGGTTCCGACGTAGCACAGATCTGGAGCCCCCAGGGGCATAAGAAGAGTTTACCCAGGAGTGGGAGCGGTCAATGCCCTGCCATAAGCCaacggagacacacacaaaacacacaccccacacacacaagcacacatagaGCGGCAAGAGGCGAGGGGCACAGTGAGAAAAGGGAAGACAATTACCACAGAGAAGATTATGTGAGGGAGGAATTTTGAAGGAAACAAAATCAAGGAATGTGAAAAGAGAAGCTtcaacaggagaggagagaacaaaGGAAGGGCTGGGAGCACTGCGTGAATCACAAGGGACAGTGGCATACAGCATCAGTGCATCTTTGACCTAAGCAACATCATTAACTGTTGGCACAATTCTTAGTCAACCTCACAATATCAAATCTGCTGAGGAGGACAGCAGGTTCGTTACAACAAAACGATAGACTGATATTGGAACAGAGGCCAAAAAAATTCATTCAAATTCCCATTCCCGGCACAaacaatatttgtattcttaaCTTTTAAACCCAGCATCTCTATGTGCAAAATTCAACGACTAAACACTGTTAATTAACACAATTAATTGATGcagatggtaaaaaaaaacattttaaactttagAATATTGCTGTATTTaaccttaaagggactcttacctttgttgcatttgagaattacagcacattcaaatcatcccgccttcctccaatgccccaccccctcgttcccatccgcggtgtttttttgaagaaactttatttacaagcagacttacaatctactgcctccgcgcacgcacgtgagtttttgtttaccaaagcaatggattcggtaagttatatacatttacattcacatgccttgatgacgggcccgaatgcgccacaagaagcagacggaaaacctgcatgtccatgcagcaaacagacaggtctgtcggccaataaggtccttcggtccgaagaattttattggttgaagttttcactaaatattatgagagtgaaataattgtttgtttttactcctggtgggtctgtcttgcattttagagtgtcattaccttattaataccaatttaaccttatccaaaaaaagtgtaaaaatgcaacaaaggtaagagtccctttaaacagCTCTAAAATTATTGTTCATATCTTGTAAACACACTAACTCATCCATAAATTCCGAAAGACAACTCACTTTGCTGCCGATGATCCTCTGCACCTCTTCGTCGGGGGAAGCTGGGGTGGTGGCCAGGTCCGGGTTGGAGTTGCTGATACTTTTGGAACGCGACAAATGCAAACTGCTCGGACGAGCCGTTGCTCTCGATAAGGTGGCATACTGCATGGGCATCTCATACGACTGGGGGCCTGCAACTCATGGAGATGTCAAGAAGAAATGTTAGTAAATCTAAAAGAGCGGACCAATGATTACtactctttctgttttctttaataCATGCAGTTTAATCTGGTAACTGACCCGTTGGGGGCAGTGTAGGCTCAGCAGAGGGCAGGCGAAAGCAGTAGTGGATGTAGGACGCCAGCAGGTTGTTGCGGCCGTGCTGATCCTGGGTCACCTCCAGGTTCTTGTGCATCTGGTTGACCAACAGCGCCATCGCTTCGAAAGCAGCACGGCCCAGGTTCACTGGAGATTCAACATGACAGCAGCATGAGGcggaaaataaaacaacaattatcAGATCATTCAATCCAATGACCACGATTAGATTTCAACCTTGTGACAAATTCTGCTTCAAATTCCCAGAAGCAGAAATTATGTAAATATGTTCTCTTTCAGAACAGACTTACCGATTTGGCCTGCGATGACGGGGGGGTAGACGATGAGCTGAATGAGCTTGTTGAGCAGCTGATGCAAAAACCTGACACAGGTGTCCAGCAGAGCCCCCTTGAGTGCAGCCATACAGGCCTTCAGCTCGCCCTCCATGTTGGCCTCGGTTATGATGACGTCCTTCAGGCGGAAGGGGAAGGAGTACTCCTCCAGGACATACACCAGAGTGAAGAACTTGTCCAGGTGGGGATCCTACAGGCACAACCAGAATGAACACTGAATTTCAAATCAGGcaacactgttttttaaactcttGAAGACTTGGCATAAAGGATGTAACGTCTCTATGATTTTCTGAATATGCTGTGAGAAGAAATTACATCCAGGCACTGCTCAGAGTAAATGTAAAcctaaagtgaaaaaaaaaaaggttggatACATATAGtctataaataaagtaaaaacagaCATATTTTTGTAATTCTGAGTCAGTATCTCTAATGTCTTTAATATGATTAACAGTTTTCTATCCACAGAAAGAGTTAACATTATGACAACAATAAATTctgctgtttattattataattttcagACCTCTCCCAGTAACACTAACCACATTTTTAATGGtgctaaaaatacaaatgtgtttaCCTGAGTGTGAACCGAGGAAGCCGCTGTCACCTCGACGTTGAACACTGCTTTGTGATTATCAACCCACTTCATGCCCGGGAGCTGAACCTGCCATGGAGTGACATCCAATTCATTTAACATCAGTCACAGTCAcatcaggaggagaagatgacaGCAGGCAAACAGATATTCTCAGTGTCAGACACTCACGTCGGGGGTGAGCACAGAGTAGCTGGGTGGAGGCTTCTCCACCGACACAGGCAGACTGAAGGAGCCTGTGCGCAGTCGGCCATGTTGCATCAGAGGGATCCACTGcggggcagagagagacacgCACACTCTTACCGATGGCAACACAACAGAGAGAGCGTTCAAACgagtgagtgggtgggtgggtggatgtgTGATGTGTGGGCCGGCTGTAGGAGCGCGCTCACAGTGTAGCCCACGGGCGTCTCCAGAGGAGTGTTCTGTTTGGGCTGGCAGCTGATGTGGTAGAAGGTGAACAGTAGATGATCGTTGTCTGTCAGATTGGCGGgaatcttcatcttcatctcctcgTAGAACTCAGGGGACCTTCGGGGCAAAGAGTTAAACGCAGCGTTAacaagagagaaggaaaggagagaaagttGGAAGAACCAGCAGGGGGTCTAACAGGTGACTGAGTGGTTACTTGTTGTGGTAGATGATGGGCGTGTACGCCTCTTTCAGGAACTCGGCACAGCTCGATTTTCCAAAGATGACCTGGTCAaaatgacataagtataaacaTGGTGGCACCAGGTAAAACAGAAGGGACTCTTCTGACATGAGCACATTACTGCGGTCGGGTCAATCATTTAAGGAATGTCACCGTCAATATGGTTTCATACAGGTATAACACAGTCtgcattagggttgcaaaggggcggaaagtgtccggtaaatttccgggaaactttccggaaactttccatgggaagttaagctcgggaatttggggaatttaaaaaataaaaaaaaactacgcaaattaaacgctgagcaataaaaacatcattcaaaactctattttaaagatgtatggaacgttgagtttcaaccctccactgtgcattcttccatcacatgcacagataactcccagcatccttcactctacagcagggctactgaggcctgctgtagagtgcaggactagtcaggtaagtttccatgatattactgtggaaaatatgttagcatgctgattgaggattgttcatctgttcatctagactatttccattcattcatttcctATTCcattcacagacgattccaattgtttggctaactatttatatctctggcgttgcattagtgtttttttacaaacttttttctcatcttattctacagaacaatgccacgtgcactctctcatgtgtggagacatttcaccccatccaatgtagaaggaaaggctgtgtacattagcaaatactgtgcaaagacctatgttaagaatgacacaacgatgcagaagcatatagtcaagtgtccaaagtttcctcagggctcaaatcagcctatgacacaacaaaatgtttatatttatgtctgtatatgacaaggtaaatacagttagtataaattacccacaacattatcagtttattcccgttaattcctgttaattcccgtatattcccgttaattccaatggaaagtttccaactttgaatattcccagaattttgcaaccctagtctgcATCAACAATTactgatttaataaaaaaaaaaaaatcagagtaTCGCAGAAGATTCACTTTATTTCACCAAATGTAACGAGACTTTTCTTGCTAACTCTGTTGCTGGTATAATATGCTGCATCGGAGAAGTTCACTCATCATATTGTATTTCACTGCCTCAAGCGGTTCTTTGTGACTGGAAATTCTCTTTCTGGAGAACATTGAAGTTTTGTCACATGGATTATCATAGACTGTGACTCACCGGTAAAGCTTGGCTGGGGTCTTCTCCTGCCATGAACTGTACCTTCACAGCGATGTTTCTCACCGAGCCCTGGCGGCTGCTGAAGTTCAGAGTTTGTGGGTAAACGTAGAGCAGATTCCTGAAAAGGCAAAATTATGCAAGACACAGGTTAAGGTCTCAGTCACAGACCTTTCAGTGCCGTGCTCCCGTCATTCATTTAGAAACAGCTTCATGTCAGTAGCTTCCTTTGCTACTCTTTGTTTTTACCATGATGCCTCTAAtgcaataaatgaaatgaaaaaataattatgGGGACAGAGTTGAATTGAACTGAAAAGTCCTGAGTGAACTGAAGGAACAATGTTCAATGGTTAAGGTTTCCAGCTTTTGTTTCAGCATGAACTGCTGTTTCACACCCTATTCTGCATCAATTGATCCTTTATATCTACAATAATGCTATACTGCTTTTATACAATTtataatttggaaaaaaaaatgtattgattttatGTTGCACATGAGAACCTCGTGGCCCAGTTCTGAATTTTGTAGATAAGTCACTTATACTCCTGTCCAAGTCAAACAGAGGAGGTCATTTTTGGTCATATTTTGAAATAGCTGATTTTACCCATTTGTCAAGAGGCTGTGAACACATGTATTTCAAATAACATTAACAGCACATATTGCAGAACGGCTCATTAAGAAACATGTATTCTCTGTATCAAAGTCAGGAATGTGCAATCCATTGTTATGTGCATCACTAGTGTGTGTAACCCAAATGACTAAATGGTGACTCAGGGGTTAAACTTGAAGGCAAGGTCACTGAGACTAAGGCCACAGGCGAGACCTGCTATTGAACCACAGCTGAGCTAATGTTTCACCATGGTGTTGCATGTACACATCCAATATAAGGCAGTGACCAGCAAACAAATTCATCATCCAGAGGCTCCTCTGATGATGATAAGCTCTGCACAGCTGTGACTGACAAATTCGTATTTTACAGCTTTCCTGCATCGTTTTTTGTGAGATTTTAAATCGTAATTCCTTCGGCTGAATTGTCGCAAATACCTGAGTGAAACAGTTCACAAGACTTCAGTCAGTTTGTAAACTACAAGAATGATCAAGCTGATCTGGGCTCTGTGCTTGCTTTGCGTGGCTGGGGGTTTGAGAGAAGCCCATGCAGGTCCACTCCCGAAGACCAGCAAGGTGGAAGACAAGGCTGCACCGCAGGAGGAAGTCAACGTGCTGATGTTTGGTGTCATACAGCTCAGCGAATCCCTCAATTATGTTTATGAAACAACTGCTGCAAAGATCGGGAAGATCAGCAAGGCGCTAACCAGCCACGAGAGGACTCTGCAAATGCTGGGGAAGCAGACTGAGCAGGCGGCCGAGGCGGAGAAGGAGATGAAAGACGTGATACAGTTGctacaggtaaaaaaaaaaaaatacacagaaatatgTAAACAACTCTGTTCCTGTGTGCTGTTACTATCAGAGAGATAACGAGAGAGTTCCAGTCACAGTGCAGATCAAAAGTCGCAACATGCAGAAGTAGAGGGACAGAGAGGCAGAATATCTAGTATCTAACCTCCCTGTCCGATTAAATCACTGTGTTTATCTGCGTCTACAGCTGAACAGATTTGACATAAAGAACTTCTTCTGGGACAACAATGCCTTTAACATGTCTACACAAACCTCTGAGTAACAATTATGTGCTTAGACCCAGCACTCTTCTTTTGTAAGACCTATGTGCATCACCTGGTTCTTTGATTTATTCTTCTGATGTATATGGATAAATATCACTCTTTTATCTGAGATAAGAGAGTGCAAGTGTCATTAGAAAGCTGCATGTTCCACTGTGGGGCGGGCAGCTGCCCTGGAATCATTGGTGGGGGAAGAGGATAATCTGGGCAGATGCTCTTTTCCTATTCACAATGATAGGAAGAGCCGACATCGAAGGATCAAAAA encodes:
- the angptl8 gene encoding uncharacterized protein angptl8 gives rise to the protein MIKLIWALCLLCVAGGLREAHAGPLPKTSKVEDKAAPQEEVNVLMFGVIQLSESLNYVYETTAAKIGKISKALTSHERTLQMLGKQTEQAAEAEKEMKDVIQLLQAQMAKQQDQTVMTKDWLASMEQQEVELKTKVRRLEMYLNNFAPTSIKELQEKAEEQSYVLKCLQDLTQFHKENIETQIEQLSKLQRMSEAMT